TAAACGAACGTCCGATAACTGCGCACGATTACCTGGACGCGGTGCTATTAAAATACCATGGATTCTTGCACGATGTCTCACGATACCTCGGGTATATAATGTAGCACCTTGATCTTGTACGGTGTATTATTATTGTGCAAACAATAGAGTAGAGAGATCGAATAGTGGAGACTCTGGAGAAACGTGGGAGTACCAAATTGATTTTCAAGGTCTATTTTGTACACATTACTTCTTAAaatacaacgcgtaacgtaaaatccGTCCTAGAGATGAAATCAAGTTCAACGTGTACTCGTGGTATCCGAGTCAATCCCAATATATATTTGAGATTCGATTCACAGATTAGAATATCACTCGGATCGAAATAACGTTCTATCATACTCGTACAAGGTACTATACAGTACCAGCTGACTTCAATACCAAATCGGTATTTGAAGGAGCGGAAAATGTATTTCTATCCTACTTCGTTCATTAAAAGGAATCGTTGTTACGTAATGTGCAAAATTTATGGGTAAAATATTCCGTGAAAATTTCTAAACGTACTCGACGAGGCTTCGATTTTATCTGGAAGTTCTGCTTTTGTTTCTCAAAATACTCATAGAGTGTTGCTTGATCCCATTACTAATCAGAGCGCATGGACTGTATTAAACAACGGAAGAGGAAAAGACCTAATAGAGCAGCAAGTTAGTCCTTGGAAAAATATGGAAGCGTTGAATTGACCTTCGTGGTTTTcctttgtaaaatttttttctcgaaaataatcaAATAATCATCGAACGATCGCTTTTATAGATACGATGAATTGTTCGAACTTGCCTCGCTTATAACAGGTGTGTCCTtgtgtaacgtgtaatttatCGATCTCAAATTGAAAACGTGGAAATTTCGCGGTTTCTAATTCGATGGAATTATCTCTTGACAATATATCCCTTCTTTCCAAAGGTTAACTTGTTCATAGTTCACTTGTTAACTTGTTTCTCTATAGATGTTAGGTGATTTATTTTGCATgtaaaattttctgtttctatTTGTTTTTTATTATACTTCGTTTAATGTCTAAGGTGGAAGGTCTATTCCGCTTTTGAAAACAGTATAACATCGATTTTCAAACCGTTTGCTtgaagtataatttttttttctgtttaccagttcattttttatatatatataaagtgaTATTTTCACTCAAAATGGATAACGTACAGTTGATCGATGCCTCTACAAGTGATACCACTGATTCGACAAGTAGGAAAGAGATAAGATTTTATCGTCAGGATAGCAACGTGGGACTATGTATGCCATGTTCTAAGATTCAGTATATACGACGTACTTATTCACGTTTAAAATGAGAAAATGATAAGTATAGAATTCTTTCCACTAGGAATAATTACTATTCATTAGATTTCaaagaatttattacaaattctcGGATAAGATTAATTTATAACAATGTTTTGCGTATTGTTATCTTCAAAAATATACCAATCTATGCCTGTTAGAACAGCAATTTTGTGATTTCGTTGTGAAATCcatttaaaaatcatttatataatataaaggGTTGCCAAATATCTATTCTACTTAAATTCCACGAtgagaaattattttgttcgaaataaatagaagttcgaatcgatatcgatcCGTGATATTTATTGACTTTACAACTCTGCTGCGATATATCATTGGAAAACTTTACTGCAAATATTTGTTCACAATTTTAGCGGTTAACTTCCATAGCACGATactagaaataattaaaaaattaaacgtacacgTATCTGGCGGTGTCGCGAAAGAGGTTGAAAGCGTGTTACAGTAATTGAGCGGTATGTTTCGTTGTTTCTAACAATTTGATCGATAAACAGTTTCTTCGAGGCCCCGCGACGGAATCGCGAAGGAATTCGAGAATTCTCCAAGTAAGAACTCTTATCCGACGTTTTTCCCCAACGTGTCGGCGGCATGGATCGTGTGCACGTGTGCACTCGATGCACGCGTGCATAAGTGCGCGTGTATCGATCGTCTCTACCTGTGGaggaaaaaagggaaaaggaaagaggaaagaggaaagaaacgacTCGGTTGGCCAGAGGTGTGCGTGCATC
This window of the Ptiloglossa arizonensis isolate GNS036 chromosome 5, iyPtiAriz1_principal, whole genome shotgun sequence genome carries:
- the LOC143146518 gene encoding uncharacterized protein LOC143146518 isoform X2, producing the protein MDNVQLIDASTSDTTDSTSRKEIRFYRQDSNVGLFSSRPRDGIAKEFENSPSKNSYPTFFPNVSAAWIVCTCALDARVHKCACIDRLYLWRKKGKRKEERGKKRLGWPEVCVHPSHARINTLTSRSDGFKSLLKITSSEEISIFSNIN